Genomic window (Phragmites australis chromosome 21, lpPhrAust1.1, whole genome shotgun sequence):
CTTTCACTTATATTGATGCCTATTTGGGTTACTTTCTTTATAATTTCGTGAGGAGGTGGCTATCTAATCTCATCTAAGCTCTGTTTTGTTTTGGTTTGGCATTgcatgtttatttattttcctGGTTTGTAGATGCACCAGTGCTTCATCTTCTCTACCCTTGCAACTGTCGTAGGAGAACAACACTGTATTTCAACCCTTGTAGTTATTATATAATCTGATAAGAATACCTGAACAGTTGAACTGTTTTATTTCACAACTAACTCAAAACATTCAACGAGAATTGCTTCAGTTGTAGACCTTGCTGTAATGATACACCTTTAGGCGATCATTCAATGGCGCAATGATTTTGAATTTccaatttttgaaatttacttaCCTAATAATTGCTCTTCTTTAATGGTTTTTTCTGGTTAATATGATGAATTGCATAAGATGCTAGATGCCACCATTTTTGAATTATATTTATGTCATTAAACCTTAGGAAACAGTGAGAGTAACATAAAGTGAAAGTAAAATATTAAAACACCGATGGCTGTTGCACAAGCTGAACTTGACTGTTTGGAGTGCCTTTACGCTTTCAGAAAGCTGTATGTTTTTTAATAGAATTTTTCTTGATCATGTACATCATGCCACAATGTGAAAAATGTACATGCTATCCTAACACTGTATTCTGTTCTTTCAGGTTGTGGTCATGAGTTCTGCATCAAATGTGCTCTCTATCTTTGCTCCACCAGCAACATCCGTGTAGAGTTCACAGGCCCACCTGGGTCGATCCCATGCCCTCTCTGTCGGAATGGAATAATGTCATTCACCAAGTTACCGAGCACACCAACAGAGGGGTTAAAATCAAGTTCATCGCTCGCATTATGCAATCCATGCATTCTAAACACCCAATCTGTGGACTCACCAGCAACTGTGTGCAAATCCGAAATCAGGCGCAACCGTGTAGCAGCTGTCTCTTCTGAGCTAGTCTGTCCACTCACCTGCAGCCCGTTCCCATCGTCAGCCCTCCCGACCTGCAGGTGCAGCGATGATGATCCATGTAGTGCTACAGAAGCACAGGATGGTTCTGAGATCCAATCTCCTCGACCCTCGCACAGTGCAAGTATGGAATTGGACAAGAGGGGAGAGGAGGATATGGACCGAACCAGCTGCTCAGGCATGTTCTGGAGTCGAAGGAGCTGCCACAGGGAGCAGCAGTGTAATGCAGAAATCAACGCATGATTCTTTATTTCTGGTTGTGAATAACTGAATATATTTGGATTCTTAGCAGCTCAATGTGGGAGATGAGCGCAGGTTAATTTTCCTCCCCAGCTGTGTTCCTTTCTCCTATTTACAGCCAACATTTTGTTGATTGGTGAATCCTGCAGCCGTTGCTGCCGTAGTGTGTACTGTATTGTAACATTTTTGTTACAATTGGTCATGTGCCTGTGAATCTAGATAGCTTCAAAGCCGCTAGTCAGTTACAGTTCTTTGTAGCTGTATGTAAATTACAGGACTTGGATTGAATTGCTTTCTGATTCTGGTTATAAAAATTatgtaaaatgagtcaaataACCCTCTATGATATATAGAAATAGATCTGCTTTCTTCTCTTCAGTACCTTTGTACTGTACAGTAGTGGCTCAGCTGTTCAGCCTATTCTCACAAGAAGTGCTTTTCTTTAGCATTGCTTTACCTACGGCAGACCTGCCATGTACTTCTACCCGCAAGATGCCGTCTTGGAGCATGTTACGCGGACGCCGTCGCCGGCAGGAGCCTGCTGACGATCTTGTCGCCGAGACCCGGCACTGCAGACAAAAAGTGTCCCACACCGGAGAGCTCGTGGTAGTGGACCCAGCCAACCCGGCGGCATATGTGCCGCTGCAGCTGCACCGGCACGACGCCGTCCTCGTCGCCCTGGAACAGGTGCACCGGGAACGGCGGTTCCTTGAGGTCGGTCGGCTCGAACTCCGGCCACCTCCCGAACATCACCGCCATGTCGCGGTAGAACGACTCCTGCAACCCCTGCTGCGTCGCCAGCCTCGCCTTCTGCACACGCCACAAGAACACACCACTGAAGATGAGCACGGCCTCTGCAAGTGCAGACGCAAACAGATGTCATGATGGAAGGATCGACTTGAGCTGGCGAACAAACGAACCTTCTGGAACATTCCGTTGGAGAGGGCCATGACGCGGTTCTTCTCGTCGAGCGCGTTGGGGAAGGGGGCGGAGCCGtcgatgacggtggaggtgggcAGCCAGGTCTGGTTCATCCACCAGTGCAGCAGCCACGGCGCGTAGTAGGCGACCCTGAGCGACCACTGGTCACCGACCGGCTGCATCCTGTACAGCTGCCGAGCCAGCCCCCTCGGCAGCCCCGACCACCGGTAGTTGATCACCGGCGCCATCATCGCCAACCCTGCCAGCCTGCATCGCCATCATCACCCCCCAATGGAGGTCTTTTTTTAGACATTTCCACGGTCTCCAAGACGTAACTTTGACTGCTCTAGACTACGCTCGCTTTAGCGATGTCAACTGTGATGTAGTAGTGGTTTACCTGTGCGGGATGTATTTGACGGAGGCCCAGCCGGCGTGGCAGCCGAGGGAGGAGCAGATGAGGTAGAACTTGGGGCCGAGGCCGAGCGCGTCGGCGAGGTCCTGGATGTCCAGCGCCGCGCTCTTGAGCGACCGGCGCGGGTCCGGGTCGCTCTCGCCGTACCCGGCGCGGTCGAACGCCACCATGTACACGCCCAGCTGCTCCAACAGTTCCTGCGTGCCAGGTAGTCCATTCAGCAGTTCAATTAGTCACACTGCTGCCATGTACAATTTCTACGGCGGCGTGATGTGAGGCTGTGAGCCATGGGCTGAAAATGATTAGCCATGCATCTACCGGCGCATGCACACGCTCCAGGTAGGAAAAACAGCGAGAATTCTACGGTGCCTAGCCGTTTTCGTGGAACAGGTTCGCCGAAGCCCGAACGTCGATGCGTGTTTTTGACGGAAATTAGGCGAGCGAACACGACGCCGGCACGTACGCTACGTAGCAGCCGGCCGGACCGTCAAGTCCTCAAGGCCGGAGTTGGGCGTTGGTATCTGCCTTGGCGTACGTCCTTGGACGAAACACGCGGTTGGTGGTGGAGTTGGTGCTGGCCATGACCACCAGCAGCGCGAGCCGGTGCCGGTTCACTAGTGGCTGCCACAGCCGGAAGCACCATGCGCCCGCGGAAGCGCAAGCGCGTATCTTGTGCTGGGCGGTGCGGTGGTGTAGGCGCGCGAGACCAACCTGGGAAGCGCGGGGCGAGTCCATGCGGCCGCCGGAGAAGCCGTGCGAGTACACGACCTTGAACCGCGCCCTGTCCCTGCTCACCCCGGACTCCGCGTACGCCAGGTACCGCCCGTCCCGCACCCGCACCCTCGGCGCCGTCACCGGGGGACCGCCGGGCGTCCGgcacggcgtcggcggcgggggACGGACGGCGTTCACGAACCACCCCACCACCAATGCCGCCACCATGAGCACCAGCAGCCCCACCGGGGTGCTTCCGGTCCCTGCGTGCCCAACCAGTTGCAACGCATCAAAATTTAAAGAAAGCCAACACATCATGCTTGCACGCATTGCACCGATCACACGCCACAAAAGCTGCTGCATTTTTCATTCTTGTGTGTGCTACTGCGTCTACCTGTGGAAGCAGCTGCAGCCATTGGAAATGGAGTTTGAGTTGGGAAAGAAATGGGTTGGGTTATGTGGTGTTGATGGTGCAGGAAGGGCTTGTGGGGAGAGGGTGGTGCTGAAAATGTCTGAGGTATTGGGCTAAGCTATTGCTAGCTGAATAGTGATGACGCTTTGCTGAAATGCGGTAGTGGAGGAGCAAGCCTTTCACCAACCTACCGACGTCTGTCTCTGCACAAATATGTGCTACATTATCGACCGATAGATCTCACTGGTGCGTGCTTTTTTGGTCATGCCCAATTGCCAATAAGAAATATCTCACCCACCGCCCATTTTGAAAGTGGTCTTCCCGATCCTGAAAAGCTTTGGTTTCTCTGAAAATGAATAACAACTAGTGGGTCATGTAATGTCAGATATTGCAGTTATTTGATATAAAAGATCGAGTTTACACAAGTTCTAGTCTCTTTTACTAATGATTAATGAAAACTCCATGGTTTTATAGACATATTACCTATGATATCATAACACATACTAGGATATGCTACTCCGGTTTGACTACAAATTATTCAGTAATTGGTGACGGTTTCATAAACTTGAAAAACTTTGTGAATTGAAATTTTTATTTACATGAGCATGACATAGGTGATGATGTTTTGCTAAAAGTTGCATCCATTGTTGCTTTCCTAGAGGCGTGGTGCCACCAAGAGTCTATTGTGCTCCCTCTGAATTACGTCCCATGGTTCTCCTTCAGTAGTTCAAATTTTTAGTTGGGGTTGTTGGAGAAGTATGAATGGAGAACAATCTTCATCCCTTTGGTTTCTCATGTCAAAGTACCTTTCTAGAATCTCCTCACCAACTCCAAACGCTGACCTCTCGTGAGAGCCTGTAGACCAGTGACCATGAGATGATAGTCGCCTGTGTGGGTCGGTAGTGATCTTGGTGGGTAAAGACTTGTTTTAGACGCTGTACAGCATTATTGCCAATGCACATTGTTCTGTGGATGTGGTAAAACCACGGTATAACCTGACTTGTTTGCATATTAGAATCATTCTTTAGACTTGGTTAGCTCCTTGTCTCATGCCAATTTTCTTCTGATTTCGCATCTCCAAGTCATTCCAGCAGTATATATGTTCTGTGTTAAAGCCGAAGAATAGAGCCAGTAACATCGTCAATGATGCAATatttctgtcaagaacagtgtGTTGACATTTTTGGCAGAATGAACGACATGCTTTATCAGTTTACctgttgtgatttttgtgaaaTCTCGGAACCATTCTTCATCACCCTTTACCATGTTTTGGCTGGTCTTCATTTCAGTTGTTCTGTAGTATGCTACCAATGATTTTGTCACCAGAAAATTGAATCTTCCCCTGAACCTGATGTCATTCCAAGCCAAGTCCCATTTTGTATAAATGAATTCACTTCATTTGtgcaaacttcaatctcaatTGATTTTACCAAAGAATATGGCCGGAGTTTTTTTTAGGAACATAGCCGGAGGCTTGACTTGTAGAGTACGGCagttttagttcaatttaaaATGGTTTGGGAAAATAAAACAACCGAGCCAAATGGAAAAAGCCCGTGGAGACAGACTTGTGCCCAATACTGTAGCGAAACCTACAGAATCAGCTTGCTGTAGCACTACACTACTCTCATTATCGTGTGGTATGAGTGTTTGAAAGTTCTTCGGTTTCGCTCTTCCATAAGTTCCACCGAAGATACGAGGATGACATTTCGGCAAAACTCCTTAGAAAGTTCTTCAGTTTTTCTCTTCCAGAAGTTACACCGAAGATAAGAGGATGGCATTTCGGCAAAACTTCTCCTTAAAAAGTTCTTCGGTTTCGCTCTTCCATAAGTTACTCCGAAGATAAGAGGGTGTCACTTCGGCAAAACTTCTCCTTTCCTCCTTACGAATTGCCAGGGTGCAACTCACACCGGTCTCAATTGATTCATATAACATTATGAATAAATGAGTGAGCGAGATCAATGATTTGGTATTTTGATGCTCATTTGAGAACGATGGCCTAACTAGACAAAATTATTTCCTCTATTGGTCAATAACGGTGAACTCTGCAGTCTCTACCACATCCTAAATTGAAAAAAAGATCAGAGTGGTATAGTATCACTTTCTgctaaagatttttttttcactttgcaGGGCTTCTTGGCCGCAAAATTTcattaaaaaagaaataaagaaagaacaaaatctACAAGCTGCCTCATGTCCCCATGTTTCATGACAACTTAATCAAACACTGTACTGTACTTTGCATCATGCTAAGCTAAAACCAACACTCATGTACTTTCTTGATACTACAACGCCTTTGCGGCGGCTCAACCGAAAAGTGTCCGGAGAACGGTGTCCCCCAGCCCGGGGACGGCGGACATGAAGTGGCCGGTGCCCGGGAGCTCGTGGTAGTTCACCCACCTGAGCTTCCCTGCGATGTGCCGCTGCAGCACGACCGGCACGAGCCCGTCCTCGTCGCCCTGCCATAGGTGCACCGGGCACGGCGGCTCCGGCATGCCCATCGGGTCGAACTCCCACTTGCCGAACATCACCGTCATGTCCCGGTAGTACGACTCGTGGATGCCTTGCTGCGTCGCCAGCTCCCTCTTCTGCACGCAAGAAATCGCAATATTCTCGTTAGGTGCTGCGTAATTAGCAATTGCGTTTACTGTTCTAGCTTCAAGAACAGTGACTCACTTTCTGGAGAGTGCCGTCGGCGGTGAGGGTGCGGCGGATCTCTGCGTCGCGCTTGTTGGGTAGGTGGGTGGTGTTGTCGACGACGGTGGAGGTGGGCAGCCAGCTCTGCTCCATCCACCAGTGGAGGATGCCGGGGGCGTGGTGCGACACGCGCAGCGCCCACTGGTCGCCGTACTCCTGCTTGCCGTACTCCTCCGCCGCCAGCTCCGCGGGGAACCCGGGCCACCAGTAGTTCACCACCGGCGCCAGCATCGCAGCTCCGGCGATCCTGCAACAACGTGCCATCACACTGTTAACAACCACGTACTCTGTCGCGACACAAACCAGTTGACATGACCAGATGAGCAAAATCAGTGCCAGAGAAGTGGTAGTGGCTGACGTGGACGTACGTACCTGTGGCGGATGTACTTGAGCGCGCCCCAGACGGCGTGGCAGCCGAGGGAGAAGCCGACGACGTAGAACTTGTCGCCGAGGCCCAGAGCGTCAGCGAGCTCCTCGATGTCCAGCGCCGCGCTCCTCACCGAGCGGTTCGGGTTCGGGTCGCTCTCGCCGTAGCCGGCGCGGTCGAAG
Coding sequences:
- the LOC133903344 gene encoding uncharacterized protein LOC133903344 — translated: MAAAASTGTGSTPVGLLVLMVAALVVGWFVNAVRPPPPTPCRTPGGPPVTAPRVRVRDGRYLAYAESGVSRDRARFKVVYSHGFSGGRMDSPRASQELLEQLGVYMVAFDRAGYGESDPDPRRSLKSAALDIQDLADALGLGPKFYLICSSLGCHAGWASVKYIPHRLAGLAMMAPVINYRWSGLPRGLARQLYRMQPVGDQWSLRVAYYAPWLLHWWMNQTWLPTSTVIDGSAPFPNALDEKNRVMALSNGMFQKKARLATQQGLQESFYRDMAVMFGRWPEFEPTDLKEPPFPVHLFQGDEDGVVPVQLQRHICRRVGWVHYHELSGVGHFLSAVPGLGDKIVSRLLPATASA
- the LOC133903279 gene encoding uncharacterized protein LOC133903279; translated protein: MDRLMWTSTPAAAPSCGGKRGEGGGPHDYSLGTGPLVGQLGEWLCRAVLQPPAPRVCGTPGGPPVTARRVRLSDGRHLAYEESGVPRESARYRIVFSHGFTGSRLDSLRASPEVAEELGVYMVGFDRAGYGESDPNPNRSVRSAALDIEELADALGLGDKFYVVGFSLGCHAVWGALKYIRHRIAGAAMLAPVVNYWWPGFPAELAAEEYGKQEYGDQWALRVSHHAPGILHWWMEQSWLPTSTVVDNTTHLPNKRDAEIRRTLTADGTLQKKRELATQQGIHESYYRDMTVMFGKWEFDPMGMPEPPCPVHLWQGDEDGLVPVVLQRHIAGKLRWVNYHELPGTGHFMSAVPGLGDTVLRTLFG